A part of Cotesia glomerata isolate CgM1 linkage group LG4, MPM_Cglom_v2.3, whole genome shotgun sequence genomic DNA contains:
- the LOC123263580 gene encoding NADH-cytochrome b5 reductase 2 isoform X2, producing MDLQVLAVVGAVGTLIIGVTIHYLIRRKKRAPVLLEDPLKKYSLPLIEKQVISHDTRRFRFGLPSSSHVLGLPIGQHVHLNCQVNGELVIRAYTPVSSDDDLGFVDLVVKVYFKNVHPKFPEGGKMSQYLEAMKIGDTIDFKGPSGRLVYHGKGNFAIRLLRKEPPSQYHVKKVVMIAGGTGITPMLQLIRAICKDPQDSTKVSLLFANQTEKDILLREELEQVLKDYPEQFKLWYTLDSARDTWKYSTGHINADMIKEHMFPPADDTIVLMCGPPPMINFACTPNLDKLGYDPKLRFAY from the exons ATGGACTTGcag GTACTAGCAGTGGTGGGAGCAGTAGGAACCTTGATAATAGGAGTAACAATTCATTACCTAATCCGAAGAAAGAAGCGAGCTCCAGTCCTGCTAGAAGACCCACTGAAAAAATACAGCCTGCCGTTGATCGAGAAACAAGTAATCAGCCACGACACCAGGAGGTTCAGGTTCGGGCTGCCCTCTAGCAGCCACGTCCTGGGACTGCCCATAGGCCAGCACGTCCATCTGAACTGCCAGGTCAACGGGGAGCTGGTGATCCGAGCCTACACTCCGGTGTCCAGCGATGACGACCTTGGATTCGTCGACCTGGTTGTCAAG GTTTATTTCAAGAATGTCCACCCGAAGTTCCCCGAGGGCGGAAAGATGAGCCAGTACTTGGAGGCGATGAAAATTGGAGACACTATTGACTTCAAGGGACCTTCGGGCAGGCTTGTTTATCATGGAAAGGGCAACTTTGCTATCAGGTTGCTTAGAAAGGAACCTCCTAGTCAATACCATGTtaaaaag gTTGTGATGATCGCCGGAGGAACTGGAATAACTCCAATGCTGCAATTGATCCGAGCGATCTGCAAAGACCCGCAAGACTCAACCAAAGTCTCTTTGCTCTTCGCGAATCAAACGGAAAAGGACATCTTGCTGCGCGAGGAACTGGAACAGGTTCTCAAGGACTACCCGGAACAGTTCAAGCTCTGGTACACTCTCGACTCAGCCAGAGACACCTGGAAGTACTCCACGGGGCACATCAACGCGGACATGATCAAGGAACATATGTTCCCTCCAGCAGATGATACTATTGTTCTGATGTGTGGCCCCCCACCTATGATCAATTTCGCCTGTACTCCTAACCTCGATAAACTTGGTTATGATCCCAAACTCAGATTtgcttattaa
- the LOC123263580 gene encoding NADH-cytochrome b5 reductase 2 isoform X1, which translates to MINARVLAVVGAVGTLIIGVTIHYLIRRKKRAPVLLEDPLKKYSLPLIEKQVISHDTRRFRFGLPSSSHVLGLPIGQHVHLNCQVNGELVIRAYTPVSSDDDLGFVDLVVKVYFKNVHPKFPEGGKMSQYLEAMKIGDTIDFKGPSGRLVYHGKGNFAIRLLRKEPPSQYHVKKVVMIAGGTGITPMLQLIRAICKDPQDSTKVSLLFANQTEKDILLREELEQVLKDYPEQFKLWYTLDSARDTWKYSTGHINADMIKEHMFPPADDTIVLMCGPPPMINFACTPNLDKLGYDPKLRFAY; encoded by the exons atgaTCAATGCACGT GTACTAGCAGTGGTGGGAGCAGTAGGAACCTTGATAATAGGAGTAACAATTCATTACCTAATCCGAAGAAAGAAGCGAGCTCCAGTCCTGCTAGAAGACCCACTGAAAAAATACAGCCTGCCGTTGATCGAGAAACAAGTAATCAGCCACGACACCAGGAGGTTCAGGTTCGGGCTGCCCTCTAGCAGCCACGTCCTGGGACTGCCCATAGGCCAGCACGTCCATCTGAACTGCCAGGTCAACGGGGAGCTGGTGATCCGAGCCTACACTCCGGTGTCCAGCGATGACGACCTTGGATTCGTCGACCTGGTTGTCAAG GTTTATTTCAAGAATGTCCACCCGAAGTTCCCCGAGGGCGGAAAGATGAGCCAGTACTTGGAGGCGATGAAAATTGGAGACACTATTGACTTCAAGGGACCTTCGGGCAGGCTTGTTTATCATGGAAAGGGCAACTTTGCTATCAGGTTGCTTAGAAAGGAACCTCCTAGTCAATACCATGTtaaaaag gTTGTGATGATCGCCGGAGGAACTGGAATAACTCCAATGCTGCAATTGATCCGAGCGATCTGCAAAGACCCGCAAGACTCAACCAAAGTCTCTTTGCTCTTCGCGAATCAAACGGAAAAGGACATCTTGCTGCGCGAGGAACTGGAACAGGTTCTCAAGGACTACCCGGAACAGTTCAAGCTCTGGTACACTCTCGACTCAGCCAGAGACACCTGGAAGTACTCCACGGGGCACATCAACGCGGACATGATCAAGGAACATATGTTCCCTCCAGCAGATGATACTATTGTTCTGATGTGTGGCCCCCCACCTATGATCAATTTCGCCTGTACTCCTAACCTCGATAAACTTGGTTATGATCCCAAACTCAGATTtgcttattaa
- the LOC123263620 gene encoding uncharacterized protein LOC123263620 encodes MIKRCVFLLLIFGLLNRQVSAAGGWLLCYKCNSNQPGCGTPFNWLWYWGEYCPEPDDVCVKVIERKGAETLITRDCLSSLKDFRTDIPADHYEGCRPAAKDVRLGHFVNNTIKELDIHRDYYDEVNWCFCYFDNRCNSATGLQAKFIIPLTLLTLIYKFSY; translated from the exons atgattaagcgGTGTgtgtttttattgttaatttttggatTATTAAACAGAcaag tGTCAGCGGCTGGAGGATGGCTGCTCTGTTACAAGTGTAACAGTAACCAACCAGGGTGTGGAACTCCCTTTAATTGGTTGTGGTACTGGGGAGAGTACTGTCCAGAACCTGATGATGTCTGTGTTAAAGTTATAGAACGCAAAGgag CCGAGACATTGATAACTCGTGACTGCTTGAGCTCCCTCAAAGACTTCCGTACCGATATACCTGCCGATCACTACGAAGGTTGTCGTCCAGCTGCCAAGGACGTTCGCCTGGGCCACTTCGTCAACAACACCATCAAAGAGCTCGACATTCACCGGGACTACTACGATGAAGTCAATTGGTGCTTCTGCTACTTCGACAATCGGTGCAATTCTGCAACCGGTTTGCAAGCGAAGTTTATCATTCCTCTAACTTTACTCactttaatttacaaatttagttattaa